The segment AACCGTCGTATCCCCGACTCTGTTGCTATTTCAAAAAATTGGGGTGCACCTTCTTGAGGGTCATTATGAGTAAACGCACTATTGTTGGCTCTTGGAATGACATAAAGCGTTCCTTCCTCAATCTGTGCATTTTCAATCAACGTGACTGCAGTTAAATAACCGCTTGGCTCATTGGCGTGGGTTCCACCAAGCACAAGCATACTTGCACCATCCTTGGCTCCCTTCATTACATAAACTTCTGTATCGCCGGCTGTTCCTTTAATACTGGGATTATAGTCGCTAAGCATCCGGATTTCTGTTACACCATCACCTTGAACTATAAGATCCTTTTCCCACATTTCTTTGAATGCTTTCCCTGTAAAAAATGTACAAACAAGTACACTCAGCAGTAGTATAGAGGCTGTAATCTTATTTCCCTTCATTAAATCGAATCCTTCCTCACCATTATTTGATCATTAAACCTCTAAGAATCAACGGAATTAGTACAATGGCATTGTTCGCCTGCTTTTTAAAATCCACTTCTTCATAAAGACAATGCACTGTTAAGACCGAAATCAGTAAAATTATTATCCTGTATATCAAAGTCATTGGTCAAAACCTCCTATGGCATAATGGACGCAATTTGGTTCGCACCCAATAAAGCAATCATTCCCCATGCAATTGTAACGAGAGCTGGAATTTTGCATTTCTTAAGAACTTCAAAGTAATTCTCAACGCCACAAATCTTAGCAGCAAATATGCCTGCAAGTGCTGTCGGAGGCATCAAATCTCCTAATGAAGCAATCAAGGATAAGGCCGATCCAGTTACAATTTGATCGTTGTTTATAAGAGCTAATAAAAACGGAACACACAAGACAGATGCTGCACCATAAGAGGATATCGCACCGAACAAAGGAACGGTAACCGCAATTGCCAAGTACAGCATGATTGGCGGAACACTGAGGCAAGTAGCAACGATATAGCCACGGACACCCGTTAAAGTCATTACTTGAACAAGCATACCGACTCCCATAAGAATACCCATAACAGGCAATGAATCTTTGACGCCCTCCTTGGCAGTTTCATATAATTTAAAACGTTCGCCAGAAAAACTGGCTACTGCAGCTCCGATCAGAAAAATTAAGGGCATCCCCAAATTAGGTATAAGTTTAGGAAAAGCGCGTGAACCTATCAGCAAAAGTAAAACCAAAGCAATTGGAAAAAAAATCTTGATACCATGCTTTTCCTTAACACTGTGGTTTAGTTTTTTACTTATCATTTCATAATCTAGATCTTTTGAGTGAGTGTAGCCTAAGAAGAGAACACTAAAAATCGCCAATGGCACCGTTAATATCAAAAGCGGAATTGTGAATCCCACATAGGGCATATCAATGCCTCCGCCGATTATCATTGCAGGCACGTTAATCGGTGGAGCAATCATACCCATTAGCCCTCCGATCGCTATTATCGCAGCAGTTTCCTCCTTCGGAATACCCATCAAAATCAGTATCGGATAAACAATGGCACCTGCACTAATTACAGCAGCTGTTGAAGATCCGGTAATCATCCCTGGGAACATCACAATAAACATGAGCATAATCAGCAATATCGCTGGTTTCTTATGAAATTTATCAACAAATATCACGTTCATAACATCCAATGCGCCTGATCGTTGAACATACTTCATAAAAATCATTGCTGAAGTAATAACCAAAATGGTATCAATGTATCCAAAAGTTCCTTCTACCAATTGACTGATAGGAATACCATTACCCGATATAATGGTTGTGATAACCGCTGCCAGTACCATGCCAATGCTAACCGGTGTTTTAAATACAAAGCAACTTATAAAAAATGTCCCAACCATTACAATAAAAAGTATTAGTTCGATGCTCATAGCAACCTCCTCATTTAAAATTATTCAGAAATCCCTTAATCTTATTTAAAAGCTTCTATTATAGGGGCACCTACAGCTGCTATATTTTCACTCAGAACAAGTGGAATGCCATTTTCCAAGGCTATTTCAGTAAAGTAGCCATCATCATCGCCACCTTCAACTACAATCATATAATCTGCATTTGGTGCAACTACATTTGCAAACGAATCCGAAAGTCCTCCGCGCCTTGATTCACCACCGATATGGACACCTAAGATTGTTGCATCCGCAGCGGCATCAAGAATACGTTCTGTCCTCGCAATTTCTTCTTCAGGTTTAATACCTGCCGCTCCTAACCCTTTTGAACTCCCACCTATTACAAAAATGATCGTCTTGTATTTTTCGATAGCATCTGCCTCAACAGTTGGGTTGAAGTCAAAATCAAATTCAAGGTTGGTTAATACCGCTTTTAACATTTGAACATCAGCACTCTGACCTGATGATGTCACTAAGATTGGCTGCTCTGCTTTTGGAATTTCGACAGCAACTGTTGCTTCTTCTTGAGTAGTCACATTCTGAGGCGTTGGTTCAGAATTACCACATCCACCTAGCAATGATGTAAGTAAAACACATCCTGTTAAAAAACAAACCCACTTTTTTTTCATTCGTATCATCCTTTCACAACTCTCATTAATTTTTCAGTAATCAATGAAGTATTCATTCCATACACATAATCTATTTTTCTGATTTTTTAGAAAAACTTATCTGAATTATAGCCCTAATCAATAGGCTTGTCCTATTTTTCTCATATTTCTACGAAAAAGCAACACAAAAAACCACCCCATATGGACTCATAACCTCAAAGCTTGGTTTCATAACTGTGCCCATAAATGGATGGTTTCATAATTGCTTATATTCTTTTCTATTGACTTAAATAAATCGATTCATCAGCTCGTCTATTACCTGATCGACGTTTTCAGAATGGATTTTGTTTGACTCACATATTTGAGTGATGCGCCTCTTAGAACCTATGTCAAAATCCTTGATTCCTTTAAGCATCCCCGTTCTTCTCCCTACTCTAAATAGCAACTTATCCACTTCAGATAGTTCCAAATACCAACTCAGAGCAGAAAGCATTTTTCCCTTATCCCTTGGTAATCGTCCCTCAACCTCTGGAATGAGATTTAAAATGTGATCACTCTTAACAATACTGTGAATACCATTCAAGGATTCAATAAACAAATACAATTCTTTCACCATATCGGTATCATTTGTTCTTGAAAACTCACCTTTATTATAATCTTTGTAAATCTCTGATTGCTTTGTTACAGCAAGTGTCCTTATCCGTATAAAGTCTGGATCAATCTGATTCATTGCATCAGCTGTTTCCAAAGCGTTTTCAATTGATAGCTCACGTCCACCAAGCCCAGGCATAAAATATTCTGAGAGCTCAATCCCAGCCGATTTGACCTTCTTACCCGCAATTATTTGAGAGGCTTTATCGATGCCTTTATTCACACTTTTTAACAATACCTCGGTGACAGGCACGAATATAGAGACACGTTTAGCTAACGTACTATTCTTTCTTATATAGTTTATAAATAAGATTCTGATACCATAAACAAGTTTGCTAAGTGTCTGGTTGTAATTGGTAATCTGCTTCAAACAGTTTGTAATATAGATTCATTTTCACCAAATCTATAATTACTATTATTCCGCGACAAATTATAGGATAAAATGCTCCATTATGATCCACTCTTCTTCGTCTTGACACGCAAATAGCTCCTATTGGTAATCGATCAATAAAAGGATGTAAATGCTAAAAACAAGTCTGCAACTTGCAAAATACATAACATATACTTATGGCGCTAACTCTGTCTCCAACCGAGTGACCGTCACCAGTAACCTCTTCAAAAGCAGTTTACTTCTTCAAATAGTTTTCTAGCTTAACTACTTAAAGTACTCACTTATTCATTATACCAAAATATAACATTAATGGTAACACCAATAATTTGCTTACCTGCAATTCATTCCATACATTTATATCGCCCCTCACTGTTAGATGCACACAAGGCCTAAAGAGCGTAGCTTGTTCTAAAGCCTCCTTCAGTTTTGGGTATGAAAAAAGGGTCAGATTTTTCTGACCCTTGTGCTCGTTGCTATTGCTTTATTAGTTTTACCACCGTCTCCACATGTGTCGGGTGATAAGTGGGAATATGGTTCTTTTCCCATAGTAATCGACGATTTTGGACCAGTTTTAAATACAAATGTCAACAGATGAGGGTCTTTTTGACCTTTGTCATCAATACCCCCAAGTATAATCTTCTCGACAATAGATTCAAAGACATCAGCATCAAACTTCTTTAGGGGCTTGTTGGCATCAAAGTATTTTCTAAAGCTTTTTAGCCTTGTTTTCATTTCTTTTTCTTCACTGGCTGTTAAAGACAGTTCATTGGTTTCTTTGATCAATCGTTCTTTATCTTTATTTAGTTCAATGAATTTGTTTTCATAATTTTCACGGTCAATGGCACCATCAAGATGAAGATCAATCAGCTTCTTGATTTTTTCTTCTACCCTATTCAGTTCTTTATTAAGGGTTGAAAGTTCTTTCTTGCTGGTGCTTTCACTTAAAGTATTTTCGATGATTGATAGAAACTCTTCTATGATTTCTCTATTATACTGGCACATTTCATTAAAGATTTTAACAAAGGCTTCTTCAATAACAGCTTCATGAATACCCTTGCTATCAGGACAATGCTTCTTACCATGTTTACTGGATTTGATACAGTGCCACACCACTT is part of the Fusibacter sp. A1 genome and harbors:
- a CDS encoding SLC13 family permease — translated: MSIELILFIVMVGTFFISCFVFKTPVSIGMVLAAVITTIISGNGIPISQLVEGTFGYIDTILVITSAMIFMKYVQRSGALDVMNVIFVDKFHKKPAILLIMLMFIVMFPGMITGSSTAAVISAGAIVYPILILMGIPKEETAAIIAIGGLMGMIAPPINVPAMIIGGGIDMPYVGFTIPLLILTVPLAIFSVLFLGYTHSKDLDYEMISKKLNHSVKEKHGIKIFFPIALVLLLLIGSRAFPKLIPNLGMPLIFLIGAAVASFSGERFKLYETAKEGVKDSLPVMGILMGVGMLVQVMTLTGVRGYIVATCLSVPPIMLYLAIAVTVPLFGAISSYGAASVLCVPFLLALINNDQIVTGSALSLIASLGDLMPPTALAGIFAAKICGVENYFEVLKKCKIPALVTIAWGMIALLGANQIASIMP
- a CDS encoding DUF6305 family protein — encoded protein: MKKKWVCFLTGCVLLTSLLGGCGNSEPTPQNVTTQEEATVAVEIPKAEQPILVTSSGQSADVQMLKAVLTNLEFDFDFNPTVEADAIEKYKTIIFVIGGSSKGLGAAGIKPEEEIARTERILDAAADATILGVHIGGESRRGGLSDSFANVVAPNADYMIVVEGGDDDGYFTEIALENGIPLVLSENIAAVGAPIIEAFK